The nucleotide sequence TGGGAAATACTACAGTGAGCGATGTCAAAGAGCACAGTCTGGACGATATGAAGAAGGCGGCGACATACGCGGGATGGGGCAGCGACGTTGCCACCGAGGGCGGCAAGAGGACGCCGTGGCGCATCTACGACGGCAAGACCATGCCGCTGCTCACGGCATTCCTCAAGACGAAGCATCTTGCAAACCGCGAAAAGGTCTACGACGGCACGGCGCCGACCATCACGGGTATCGCCCCCGGTATCACATGGACGACAGGGAAGGATGCCGGCACATATCATGCCTACAGCGAGCAGTATGACATCGTCGGCGGCGCGTACACGGTCAAGCCGAAGGAGCTGACGCTCAACTTTACGAACGGCACGCGCTTTGACAAGACCTATGACGGGGGGAGCGATACCGCCGCGCGGACGCTCACGAAGGGGCGGCACTATGGTCTCACGGGCTTTGTCGCGGGCGATGGCACCGATGTCGAACTGGCGGGTGCCGTCACGGGCAAGTATGCGGACAAGAACGCAGGCAAGGATAAGGAAGTGACGTTCCAAAATCTCGCGCTCACAGGCACAGGTGCGAAGAACTATACCATCAAAAAGGCGCAGGGCGTGGGGACAATCACGCCGAAGCAGCTGACGCTCAACCTCGTGGGCGGCACGCGCTTTAATAAGACCTACGACGGCAATGCAAACGTCACGCAGACGCTCACGAAGGGGACGAACTATACCCTCACGGGCTTTGTCACGGGCGAGGGCACGGGCATCGCACTCGGTTCTTCTGCAGGCACATACAGCGACAAGAATGCCGCCGCAGACAAAACCGTCACGTTTAACGGGCTGACGCTCACGGGCACGGGCGCGGGCAACTACACGCTCGACAAGACTGCGCTCACGGGCATCGGCACGATCGCGCGGCGTGCGCTGACCCTCGGCGCAGTCGCGGCACAGACAAAGACCTACGACGGTACGACCGACGCAGACACGTCGAAGTTCGGCGCGGTACTGAACAATGCCATCGCGGGTGACAAGGTGACGGCGACCGCCACGGGTGCGGCGTACAACGACAAGAACGTCGCCGGGGCGAATCGCATCGACTACACGGGTGTCGGTCTCGCGGGTGCGGATGCCGGGAACTACACGCTTGCCGCGACCACGGCACAGGGCGCGGGCACGATCTCGCGGCGCGAACTGACCGTTGGTACCGTCGGGGCGCAGAGCAAGACCTACGACGGCAATACCTCCGCAGACACGTCGAAGTTCCAAGCGAAGCTGAATAATCTCGTCGCGGGCGAGGAAGGCAGCGTGACGGCGACCGCCGGCGGCGCGACCTACAACGACAAGAACGTCGCTGCGGCAAACAAGGTCACCTACACGGGGCTTGCGCTCACAGGCACGGGCGCGGGGAACTACAGTCTCGCCGCGACGACGGCAGAGGGGAAGGGCACGATCACGCGGCGCACGCTGACCGTTGGCACAGTCGCGGGGCAGACGAAGATCTATGACGGCAAGACAGACGCAGACGCATCGAAGTTCCGCGCGACGCTCGGAAATGTCGTCACGGGCGAGGAAAACAGCGTGACCGCGACCGCCACGGGCGCGGCGTACAACGATAAGAACGTCGCGGGGGCAAACACCGTGAACTATACGGGCGTCGCGCTCACGGGTACGGGCGCTGGGAACTATGCTGTCGCCGATACGGCGCAGGGCGCGGGTACGATCACAAAGCGTGCGCTGACGCTTGGCGAAGTCACAGCGCAGACAAAGACCTACGACGGCACAACCTCCGCCGACGCATCGAAGTTCCGCGCGACGCTCGGCAATACCGTCGCGGGGGATAATGTCACCGCCGCCGCCGCCACTGCGACCTACAACGACAAGAACGTCGCTGCGGCGAATCGCATTGACTACACAGGCGTCGCCCTCGCGGGTGCGGATGCGGGCAACTACAGTCTCGCCGCGACGACGGCGCAGGGTACAGGTACGATTGCAAAGCGCACGCTGACCGTTGGCGCGGTCACGGCGCAGACAAAGACCTACGACGGCACGACCTCGGCAAAGGCATCGGAGTTCCAAGCGACGCTCGAAAATGTCGTCTCGGGCGAAGAAAACAGCGTCACCGCGACCGCTGCGGGCGCGGCGTACAACGACAAAAACGTCGCCAAGGCAAGCAAGGTCAACTACACAGGCGTCAAGCTCACAGGCACGGGCGCGGGGAACTATACCATTGCTGAAACGGCGCAGGGGGCGGGCACGATCACGAAGCGCACGCTGACCGTTGATACAGTCGAGTCGCAGACGAAGACCTACGACGGCACGACCGCAGCTGACGCATCGCAGTTCCATGCGGCGCTGAACAATGTCGTTGCGGGTGAAAGCGTTACAGCCGCCGCCGCAGGTGCAGCCTACAACGACAAGAACGTCGCTCGGGCAAATCGCGTTGACTACACGGGCGTCGCCCTCCGTGGTGCGGATGCAGGAAACTACAGCATCGCCGACACCGCGCAGGGCGCGGGCAGGATCACGCATCGCGACCTCACGCTGACCGCCGACGCGGCGAGTGTCACGCAGGGAGAGCCGCTGCCTGCTTTCAAGGGACGCGCGGAAGGCTTCGCCGACGGTGAAGACGCATCCGTATTCGGTGCGGACGGCTTGACGTTTGAGAGTACAGTGAAGGATACCGAAACGCCCGGCAGCTACGGTGTCACAGGGCGCGTCGGCGGCGTCACGGACGGCGTCCTCGGCAACTACCGCATCCGACAGGCGGCAGACAACGCGACTGCTTTCACTG is from Selenomonas sputigena ATCC 35185 and encodes:
- a CDS encoding YDG domain-containing protein, with protein sequence MKTSSNKHLRRTILCAIFAGALAAPFAAQTAYALPIEGANAATNKTEADISTSGAVMDIAGKTAHNILKWEDFSIEQNEKVRFDGGAKTRDYLNLVTGEGASNIYGTIEGGRNVYLVNPHGILFAAGSQVNTGALYLSTANPADIAAATNTFKTNGTSPLSATAQTGDVLNLGTVKASKLYIEGKNVKVLNTDAVTDANGTALTGANVTIRSEETPHIGYDVANTTTRNFTVNGATVSKTVSDYKNANNSKSATARTWDVKNLGGGTHGDYDYMRVHNVYELQHMDANQIDDVDPDKRKILGRYMLADDIAASETKDWDGGFQPIGDVTRGTFRGRFDGVGHTITGLTIKLPTDTAGQVSRGMFGYIEDHACIENVSLKDASVSGVKDVGGIVGTAKWSTIRNVSFSGKVYGSDTVVGGIVGELNKSTLENAYHEGTVEGNKAVGGIAGFVFGDSTVQNVRNAGKVLGNEILGGIAGSVAWGSRVRNAVQTGDVEQRTGQGDPTVGGVVGDLNDATVSHAVWKEGSVKDGNGALIRKGVGKELGNTTVSDVKEHSLDDMKKAATYAGWGSDVATEGGKRTPWRIYDGKTMPLLTAFLKTKHLANREKVYDGTAPTITGIAPGITWTTGKDAGTYHAYSEQYDIVGGAYTVKPKELTLNFTNGTRFDKTYDGGSDTAARTLTKGRHYGLTGFVAGDGTDVELAGAVTGKYADKNAGKDKEVTFQNLALTGTGAKNYTIKKAQGVGTITPKQLTLNLVGGTRFNKTYDGNANVTQTLTKGTNYTLTGFVTGEGTGIALGSSAGTYSDKNAAADKTVTFNGLTLTGTGAGNYTLDKTALTGIGTIARRALTLGAVAAQTKTYDGTTDADTSKFGAVLNNAIAGDKVTATATGAAYNDKNVAGANRIDYTGVGLAGADAGNYTLAATTAQGAGTISRRELTVGTVGAQSKTYDGNTSADTSKFQAKLNNLVAGEEGSVTATAGGATYNDKNVAAANKVTYTGLALTGTGAGNYSLAATTAEGKGTITRRTLTVGTVAGQTKIYDGKTDADASKFRATLGNVVTGEENSVTATATGAAYNDKNVAGANTVNYTGVALTGTGAGNYAVADTAQGAGTITKRALTLGEVTAQTKTYDGTTSADASKFRATLGNTVAGDNVTAAAATATYNDKNVAAANRIDYTGVALAGADAGNYSLAATTAQGTGTIAKRTLTVGAVTAQTKTYDGTTSAKASEFQATLENVVSGEENSVTATAAGAAYNDKNVAKASKVNYTGVKLTGTGAGNYTIAETAQGAGTITKRTLTVDTVESQTKTYDGTTAADASQFHAALNNVVAGESVTAAAAGAAYNDKNVARANRVDYTGVALRGADAGNYSIADTAQGAGRITHRDLTLTADAASVTQGEPLPAFKGRAEGFADGEDASVFGADGLTFESTVKDTETPGSYGVTGRVGGVTDGVLGNYRIRQAADNATAFTVNAMPTIGGILAALVQDAAPRFDFGFGDTVYLYGAPRPIRAATLGLYRFDAERAFEIQGLRL